A portion of the Pseudorasbora parva isolate DD20220531a chromosome 1, ASM2467924v1, whole genome shotgun sequence genome contains these proteins:
- the si:ch73-335l21.1 gene encoding insulin receptor substrate 1-B, with protein sequence MENHTDLQSSTEDVRKCGYLRKQKSMHRRYFVLRTASERGPARLEYYESEKKFRGKAPMPKKALALETCFNINKRADSKNKHMIVLYTRAESFVVAAENDTDQEEWYQAMVELQCKSKALCDSANGGDYGIPSPGPAFKEVWQVKVWPKGLGQAKNLVGIYRLCLTEKTVNFVKLNSDAAAVVLQLMNVRRCGHSENFFFVEVGRSAVTGPGEFWMQVEDSVVAQNMHETLLEAMKALSEEFRQRSKSQSAAAGVGGGTTASNPISVPSRRHHPNPPPSQVGFTRRSRTEPPGTTGGCNNTSPSSRHSFPRTRTSSDGGKVDDGGGGSIGGLASCSSPTTNGSCSNTPILRSTSVRAATPVKAQHALMRSTSSPAPSAAPSLPSGSGHGSEFCAIGTATNSSVGGGNGSVYSRIPLRQPSVSGSLSDYGSSDEYGSSPGEHSLLTPTMQAGSAGSSGGHSLGDEASNYILMSQRGASKSQSSQTALPQTRRVLRRSSSRECEAERRLMSKRASLPPMALERLAPLHRTGEEAAEEDDYAIMTHTTSRESFESRQDSGATASETGYLEVAAEVKGDAGSSETSVPAFIGKANGAVDNGYMSMLPGVKAPPLSLTHSLSVTVSDPDSKSADDYMAMTPNNSISPPRQIHPPPSGTDGYMMMSPNSSCSPDQRGVPTAWVVSSSADSRTGSDYMNMSPISARSANSTPPPPEPNTPSDQHPQQPPPKMVYSYYSLPRSYKHNASTHFEEGPGRGKHLVNGGRGLGGGRGLGNDKSKHQEPPVGRHLSLSSSSYSSSSASSESLGEGEEKVVKLTGRAAGSTAKDTEQGSLQQRQGSGRIKQGHPGQRGRPLSLFVDVSKANTLPRVRETPLPPEPKSPGEYVSIEFKGERNQKAGGNGNRGFRQDHSLPPNAHRLLPRPTSCVAGFLPFSHSSSTPISPLIASEYVNMELGVSPSPSPISLASLGFPPFPTPPVTPAAAPEAHDEHRSSILNEDDAENEMGHRKSRQVSVPQPGDPPTACGDYTKMAFSLNSSSTLSSTSPKASLPDEPESVVPALGLGLGLDFPLAKVLNPDHGAKVIRADPQGRRRHCSETFQAPSSLLPCSATSSSTAFPDHAQVMGRRLGFESMIWGNSGSADMSSQYINPGLPSLSVSQTSSMEQGLNYIDLDLANKENSHAATDGQAAVHTPAARIFSSVLGGGAAGSTVGAGGSGGSASNLNMYASIDFYKSEELRTHQGSSSSKDGTEC encoded by the coding sequence GTAAAGCACTCTGTGACAGTGCAAATGGGGGAGACTATGGAATACCATCCCCTGGCCCTGCCTTCAAGGAGGTCTGGCAGGTTAAAGTTTGGCCTAAAGGTCTTGGCCAAGCCAAGAACCTGGTTGGCATCTACAGGCTCTGTCTGACTGAAAAGACAGTCAACTTTGTCAAGCTGAACTCTGATGCAGCTGCTGTCGTTCTCCAGCTGATGAATGTGAGGCGTTGTGGTCATTCTGAAAACTTCTTCTTTGTGGAGGTGGGTCGCTCAGCAGTAACTGGCCCTGGAGAGTTTTGGATGCAAGTGGAAGATTCTGTGGTAGCACAGAATATGCATGAGACTCTGCTGGAAGCCATGAAGGCTCTCAGTGAGGAATTTCGCCAACGTAGCAAGTCACAGTCAGCTGCTGCAGGAGTTGGAGGTGGCACTACTGCATCAAATCCTATTAGTGTTCCATCTCGACGGCATCACCCTAATCCTCCACCCAGCCAAGTTGGATTCACAAGACGTTCACGGACCGAACCACCAGGGACAACTGGAGGATGTAATAACACTTCTCCATCTTCTCGCCACAGCTTCCCCCGAACTCGAACATCCAGTGATGGTGGAAAAGTTGATGATGGAGGTGGTGGATCAATTGGAGGACTTGCTTCATGCTCAAGCCCAACGACCAATGGGTCATGTTCCAATACCCCGATACTGAGATCAACATCTGTTCGTGCTGCAACCCCAGTCAAGGCACAGCATGCACTAATGAGATCCACCTCATCCCCAGCTCCTTCAGCTGCACCAAGCCTGCCTTCTGGGTCAGGACATGGGTCTGAGTTTTGTGCAATTGGAACTGCGACAAACAGCAGTGTTGGGGGTGGTAATGGTAGCGTGTACAGTCGAATACCTCTCAGACAGCCCTCTGTCTCTGGTTCTCTTAGCGACTACGGATCCTCGGATGAATACGGCTCCAGCCCTGGTGAGCACTCTCTGCTAACCCCAACAATGCAGGCAGGGTCTGCAGGTAGCTCAGGTGGCCATTCTCTTGGGGACGAAGCATCCAACTACATCCTTATGAGTCAGAGAGGAGCTTCCAAATCTCAGTCAAGCCAAACTGCATTGCCACAGACCAGGAGGGTTCTGAGGCGCTCTTCTAGCAGAGAGTGTGAAGCGGAGCGCAGGCTAATGAGCAAGCGTGCCTCCCTCCCACCCATGGCCTTAGAGAGACTTGCACCGCTCCATCGAACTGGAGAAGAAGCTGCTGAAGAGGATGACTATGCAATTATGACTCACACCACCAGTCGAGAATCCTTTGAATCAAGGCAGGATTCTGGAGCAACAGCAAGTGAAACAGGATATTTGGAAGTTGCTGCAGAGGTTAAAGGAGATGCTGGTAGCAGTGAAACGAGTGTCCCTGCGTTCATTGGAAAAGCTAATGGAGCAGTAGATAATGGCTACATGTCCATGTTACCAGGAGTTAAAGCTCCCCCATTGTCTCTTACTCACTCCCTCTCAGTAACCGTTTCTGATCCAGACTCAAAATCGGCAGATGACTACATGGCCATGACCCCCAATAATAGCATTTCACCCCCACGGCAGATTCATCCACCACCTTCTGGTACAGATGGCTACATGATGATGTCTCCCAATAGTAGCTGTTCACCAGACCAACGAGGGGTCCCTACTGCCTGGGTTGTCAGTAGTAGTGCAGACAGCCGAACGGGCAGTGACTATATGAATATGTCACCTATAAGTGCCCGCTCTGCCAATAGTACTCCACCACCACCTGAGCCCAACACTCCTTCTGACCAGCATCCTCAGCAGCCTCCACCCAAAATGGTATATTCATATTATTCTCTACCCCGCTCATACAAACATAATGCTTCAACACACTTTGAGGAAGGGCCAGGAAGAGGGAAGCATTTAGTTAATGGTGGTAGAGGTCTGGGTGGAGGTAGGGGGCTCGGTAATGACAAGTCCAAGCATCAGGAACCCCCTGTTGGCCGACATCTGTCCCTTTCGTCGTCCTCATACTCCTCCAGTTCTGCTAGCAGCGAAAGCCTGGGTGAAGGTGAAGAAAAAGTCGTCAAATTGACAGGAAGAGCAGCAGGTTCTACTGCAAAGGACACTGAGCAAGGATCCTTGCAGCAAAGACAAGGGTCTGGAAGGATAAAGCAAGGGCACCCTGGTCAGAGGGGCCGACCTCTTAGCCTGTTTGTGGATGTGTCTAAAGCCAACACTTTACCCAGAGTCCGTGAAACACCCCTTCCTCCCGAGCCCAAGAGCCCTGGGGAGTATGTCAGCATTGAGTTTAAGGGTGAGAGGAACCAAAAGGCAGGAGGTAATGGAAACAGAGGATTTCGGCAAGATCATTCTCTTCCACCCAATGCTCACCGCCTCTTACCCAGGCCTACCTCTTGTGTTGCTGGATTTTTGCCCTTCTCACATAGCTCCTCCACCCCCATTTCTCCATTAATTGCTTCAGAGTATGTCAATATGGAGCTAGGAGTCTCACCTTCCCCCTCACCTATATCTCTCGCATCACTTGGGTTTCCCCCATTCCCTACCCCTCCTGTTACACCTGCAGCAGCCCCTGAAGCTCATGATGAGCACAGATCGTCAATCCTAAATGAGGATGATGCAGAGAATGAGATGGGACATAGAAAAAGCAGGCAGGTGTCAGTACCACAGCCAGGAGACCCACCCACAGCCTGTGGTGACTACACAAAGATGGCCTTTAGCTTGAACTCAAGCAGCACGTTAAGTTCTACATCACCAAAAGCATCTTTGCCAGACGAGCCTGAGTCAGTAGTTCCCGCCCTAGGTTTGGGACTGGGACTAGACTTTCCTCTTGCCAAAGTCCTAAACCCAGATCACGGGGCTAAAGTAATCCGAGCCGATCCACAAGGTCGTCGACGCCATTGCTCGGAAACGTTCCAAGCTCCTTCCTCACTTCTACCTTGCTCTGCAACATCCTCTTCCACTGCATTCCCTGATCATGCTCAAGTTATGGGCCGTCGGCTTGGTTTTGAGAGTATGATTTGGGGGAACAGTGGTTCAGCAGACATGTCATCTCAATACATCAACCCTGGACTACCCAGTCTATCTGTTTCACAGACATCATCCATGGAGCAAGGCCTCAATTACATAGACTTAGACCTGGCGAACAAGGAAAACTCCCATGCTGCCACAGATGGGCAAGCAGCTGTCCACACACCTGCTGCCCGTATCTTTTCCTCTGTGCTGGGTGGAGGAGCTGCAGGGAGCACCGTGGGAGCTGGAGGTTCAGGCGGGAGTGCCTCAAACCTCAACATGTATGCTAGCATTGACTTTTACAAGTCAGAGGAGCTACGAACACACCAAGGTAGCAGCAGCAGTAAAGATGGTACAG